In Brevibacillus brevis, a genomic segment contains:
- a CDS encoding LysR family transcriptional regulator — MELLQLHYFRTVAKWQHMTKAAQELRIAQPALSKTIARLEEDIGVPLFDRERGRIRLNTFGKAYLERVEKALNLLEEGQRVVSELAGLEQGSVHLAVSTLDILAEPLGKFLALHPSVHFQITQANSEEMASLMESGEVDVCFSHLPLKHPDVYVKTVLKEEIYVAVPSSHRFARQSSIRLADVAEDPFIGYKEDFPTQKLYDPFFQRAGFTPNFACRVDDPASILKLVRAGLGVALFGCVSKEADPKLVLLPITEPVCQRHFQMIWHKKRYLSQAARNFCEFVVEYFAENGAVNR; from the coding sequence ATGGAATTGTTGCAGCTGCATTATTTCCGGACGGTTGCGAAGTGGCAGCACATGACAAAAGCCGCTCAAGAGCTGCGGATTGCTCAGCCGGCCCTTAGCAAGACCATTGCGCGTCTGGAGGAAGATATCGGTGTCCCCCTCTTTGACCGGGAACGCGGGAGAATTCGGCTCAATACGTTTGGAAAGGCGTACCTGGAGCGGGTGGAAAAAGCCCTCAATCTGCTGGAGGAAGGGCAAAGAGTGGTTTCCGAGCTCGCCGGACTGGAGCAAGGCAGTGTTCATCTGGCGGTCTCGACTCTGGATATTTTGGCGGAACCCCTCGGCAAGTTTTTGGCGCTTCATCCCTCCGTCCACTTTCAGATCACGCAGGCCAACTCGGAGGAAATGGCCAGCCTCATGGAGTCGGGAGAAGTCGACGTTTGCTTTAGCCACCTTCCGCTTAAGCATCCGGATGTCTACGTGAAGACCGTGTTGAAGGAAGAAATTTATGTGGCTGTCCCCAGCAGCCATCGTTTCGCCCGGCAGAGCAGCATTCGCTTGGCTGACGTTGCCGAAGACCCGTTTATCGGATACAAGGAGGACTTCCCCACCCAGAAGCTGTACGATCCGTTTTTTCAGCGGGCAGGCTTCACCCCGAATTTTGCCTGCCGGGTAGACGATCCTGCCTCGATCTTAAAATTGGTGCGGGCCGGCCTCGGAGTAGCTCTATTTGGCTGTGTCAGCAAAGAGGCAGACCCGAAGCTCGTCTTGCTTCCGATCACGGAGCCGGTTTGCCAGCGTCATTTTCAAATGATCTGGCATAAAAAACGGTATCTGTCCCAGGCTGCCCGGAATTTTTGCGAGTTCGTCGTCGAATATTTCGCGGAGAACGGAGCTGTCAACCGGTAA
- a CDS encoding MFS transporter, with product MQDISQPYAGDKLVRILAFTLIITVMSATMFNIVLPEIRNDFHLTFSQVSWVTSAYLLIYAVGTVIYGKLADTWKLKNLLTFGLTLFALGSLIGFFSHQFGTVLIGRIVQAIGAAVVPATSTLIPIRYYPPEKRGKALGIAMTGMAIGSALGPVVSAVLVSLLDWRWLFCIPVLTLAAIPFYRKYLDDAIPTSAKMDWLGGCLIAATVALLLLSITNQSMLLALGFALSFGLFQIRIRTAAEPFIRAELFRSKRFSLCLAIAFLMTGTGYSLQFVSPHLLANVHHLAPGLIGFIMVPAAIVTAFLGKKGGSLADQKGNSYLFYVASALLLACFVLLSSFAGTSPVSIAVFLILGNVGVSFMMIALSNAISQTLPKEHAGVGMGLMSMLNFIAGALSATLYSKAIDSGSDQSWNLFEHHPEGYVYSNIYLLLAILILFLACVYYVQFNRVKPKKRVLGKGGGAS from the coding sequence ATGCAAGACATATCCCAGCCGTATGCTGGCGACAAGCTGGTTCGTATTCTCGCGTTTACGCTGATCATCACGGTGATGAGTGCCACGATGTTCAATATCGTGCTGCCGGAAATCAGAAACGATTTTCATTTGACGTTTAGCCAGGTCAGCTGGGTGACATCCGCTTATTTGCTGATCTATGCGGTAGGAACTGTGATTTACGGGAAGCTGGCCGACACCTGGAAGCTCAAAAATTTGCTTACCTTCGGGCTCACGTTGTTTGCACTTGGCTCCTTGATTGGTTTTTTCTCTCACCAATTCGGAACTGTGCTCATCGGCCGTATCGTGCAAGCGATTGGAGCGGCAGTCGTCCCTGCCACGTCGACACTGATTCCGATCCGCTACTATCCTCCGGAAAAACGGGGGAAAGCCCTGGGCATCGCGATGACGGGAATGGCGATCGGGAGTGCATTGGGTCCCGTGGTTTCCGCCGTTCTCGTCAGTCTGCTCGACTGGAGATGGCTGTTTTGCATCCCGGTCTTGACGCTCGCCGCCATCCCATTTTATCGGAAATATTTGGATGATGCGATTCCGACGTCAGCCAAAATGGACTGGCTGGGCGGGTGCCTGATTGCCGCAACGGTTGCCTTGCTGCTTCTGTCTATCACCAATCAGAGTATGCTGCTGGCACTTGGTTTCGCCCTTTCATTCGGCTTGTTCCAGATCCGCATTCGCACCGCGGCAGAGCCGTTCATCCGGGCAGAGCTGTTTCGCAGCAAGCGCTTTTCGCTCTGTCTCGCGATTGCCTTTCTGATGACGGGCACAGGCTACTCCCTTCAGTTTGTAAGCCCCCATCTGCTTGCGAATGTCCATCATTTGGCTCCGGGGCTGATCGGCTTTATCATGGTCCCGGCAGCCATCGTGACGGCGTTCTTGGGTAAAAAAGGCGGGAGTCTGGCCGATCAGAAGGGGAATTCGTATTTGTTTTACGTGGCTTCCGCTCTGCTTTTGGCGTGCTTTGTCCTCTTGTCTTCTTTTGCAGGGACGTCTCCCGTCTCCATCGCGGTCTTCCTCATCCTGGGCAATGTCGGTGTATCGTTCATGATGATCGCATTGTCGAACGCGATCTCGCAGACACTTCCAAAAGAACATGCCGGAGTCGGGATGGGACTTATGTCGATGCTGAATTTCATTGCCGGAGCGCTCTCGGCGACGCTGTACAGCAAGGCGATAGACAGCGGTTCGGATCAGAGCTGGAATCTTTTCGAGCATCATCCGGAGGGGTACGTCTACAGCAATATCTACTTGCTGCTTGCGATTCTGATCCTCTTCCTGGCCTGCGTCTATTACGTCCAGTTCAATCGTGTGAAACCAAAAAAGAGAGTGTTGGGAAAAGGAGGGGGAGCATCATAG
- a CDS encoding 2-isopropylmalate synthase: MTKRIHIFDTTLRDGEQAPGASLHPEQKIVIAKQLAQLGVDVIEPGFPISSPGDFMAVQRISQEVHGVEICGFARAVKEDIDAAVRATQDAERRRLHMFLSSSNIHLDFQLRKSREQVIQIARAMIAYGKQFVDRIEFSPMDATRTGDEFLFEMIEAAIEEGATIINIPDTVGYALPEEYGAMFTRVMKNVRGSGNVEFSAHCHNDLGLAVANSLAAIRAGVTQVEVTVNGVGERAGNCSLEELVMAIETRKEALDAETGIRPEHIYTTSQKVSRAMSFPIAFNKPIVGRNAFQHEAGIHQDGLLKERSTYEIMDPEKLGVPRNMIILGKHSGRHAIKHRVSEFGVQLTDEQMESLYIRFKELADKQKVVQDHQLLELVGHTVNAVLEPFTLVNAQVLTGTSGSRMASCTITNNATGEETVFSGTGEGPVEALVAGIKQALPIEVEFTDMELYSLSSGEHATGEAIVTVSANGSLFKGVSEHRDVLMAVAQAFMAASNQAVRDFEATAGQEQDRVEAFFS; the protein is encoded by the coding sequence ATGACAAAACGAATCCATATTTTCGATACGACACTGCGAGACGGCGAACAGGCGCCAGGAGCTTCCCTGCATCCGGAACAAAAGATCGTGATCGCGAAACAGCTGGCACAGCTCGGAGTCGATGTCATTGAACCCGGCTTCCCGATCTCCAGTCCCGGTGACTTCATGGCTGTGCAGCGCATTTCCCAGGAAGTGCACGGCGTAGAAATTTGCGGGTTTGCCCGTGCCGTGAAGGAAGACATCGACGCTGCCGTGCGTGCGACCCAGGATGCGGAGCGACGCAGATTGCACATGTTCCTGTCGTCCTCGAACATCCATCTCGATTTTCAGCTGCGCAAGTCACGGGAGCAGGTCATCCAGATCGCTCGTGCCATGATCGCCTATGGCAAACAGTTCGTGGACCGGATCGAATTTTCTCCGATGGATGCGACGCGTACAGGAGATGAATTCCTGTTTGAAATGATCGAGGCGGCCATCGAAGAAGGGGCGACGATCATCAACATCCCGGATACGGTTGGATACGCGTTGCCGGAAGAGTACGGTGCGATGTTCACCCGGGTCATGAAAAACGTCCGGGGCAGCGGCAACGTGGAGTTCAGCGCGCACTGCCACAACGACCTCGGCCTGGCCGTGGCCAACAGTCTCGCGGCGATTCGGGCAGGTGTGACCCAGGTGGAAGTGACGGTAAACGGAGTGGGAGAGCGCGCGGGGAACTGCTCTCTGGAGGAGCTGGTCATGGCGATCGAGACGCGCAAGGAAGCGCTGGATGCCGAGACAGGGATCCGGCCGGAGCACATCTACACGACTTCGCAAAAGGTGAGCCGCGCCATGAGCTTCCCGATTGCCTTCAACAAGCCGATTGTAGGCCGAAACGCCTTCCAGCATGAAGCGGGTATCCACCAGGATGGATTGTTGAAAGAACGCAGCACATACGAGATTATGGATCCGGAAAAGCTGGGCGTACCGCGCAACATGATCATTCTCGGCAAGCACTCCGGGCGCCATGCCATCAAGCACCGGGTCAGCGAGTTTGGCGTGCAGCTGACCGATGAACAGATGGAGAGCTTGTACATTCGGTTCAAAGAGCTGGCCGACAAGCAAAAGGTCGTACAGGATCATCAGCTGCTCGAGCTGGTCGGACATACCGTGAATGCCGTATTGGAGCCGTTTACGCTCGTGAATGCGCAGGTGCTGACGGGTACTTCCGGCAGCCGGATGGCTTCCTGCACGATTACCAACAATGCGACGGGAGAAGAGACGGTGTTCTCCGGTACGGGGGAAGGTCCGGTGGAAGCGCTGGTCGCCGGCATCAAGCAGGCGCTGCCGATCGAGGTGGAATTCACTGACATGGAGCTCTATTCCCTGTCCTCCGGTGAGCATGCGACAGGAGAAGCCATCGTGACGGTCAGTGCAAACGGCAGTCTTTTCAAAGGTGTCTCCGAGCATCGCGATGTCCTGATGGCGGTGGCCCAGGCGTTTATGGCTGCGAGCAATCAGGCGGTGAGAGATTTCGAAGCGACTGCCGGCCAAGAACAGGATCGGGTAGAAGCCTTTTTCTCCTGA
- a CDS encoding SRPBCC family protein: MNNLTKMKIARPAHDVFEAFVDPAKIGNFWFSSSSERWETGKTITLRYEEYNAEGTITIKEIVPDKKVAFEWDYGTVHLVTITLTQENETSTIVEVNEEGFVKGEDLIPLLVGNKEGWVYMLTCLKGYLEHGITTLRAALVHG, from the coding sequence ATGAACAACCTGACGAAGATGAAAATCGCAAGGCCTGCCCACGATGTGTTTGAAGCATTCGTGGACCCTGCAAAGATCGGGAATTTTTGGTTCTCATCCAGCTCGGAACGATGGGAAACGGGTAAAACCATCACGCTCCGCTACGAGGAATACAACGCTGAGGGCACCATCACAATCAAGGAAATCGTGCCGGACAAAAAAGTCGCTTTCGAATGGGATTATGGCACCGTGCATCTCGTCACCATTACGCTGACGCAGGAAAACGAAACCAGTACGATTGTGGAAGTAAACGAGGAAGGATTTGTCAAAGGCGAGGATTTGATTCCGCTGCTCGTCGGAAACAAAGAAGGCTGGGTGTACATGCTCACATGTCTGAAAGGGTATCTGGAACACGGCATCACGACATTGCGAGCGGCGCTGGTCCATGGCTGA
- a CDS encoding VOC family protein, whose amino-acid sequence MKVKRIVANIETQDITSAKHFYQDLLGLEMLMDHGWIATYGTDGQMSIQVSFASEGGSGTPTPDLSIEVDDVDVALERMRMAGIPIEYGPHDEPWGVRRFYVRDPFGKLVNILGHLESD is encoded by the coding sequence TTGAAGGTAAAACGAATCGTCGCGAATATCGAGACGCAGGACATTACATCGGCAAAACATTTCTATCAAGATCTTTTAGGGCTCGAAATGTTGATGGATCATGGCTGGATCGCCACTTACGGAACGGACGGCCAGATGAGCATCCAGGTCAGTTTCGCTTCGGAAGGAGGATCCGGCACTCCTACTCCCGATTTATCCATCGAGGTGGACGATGTCGACGTTGCTTTGGAACGCATGAGAATGGCCGGGATTCCGATCGAATACGGTCCGCACGATGAGCCGTGGGGTGTTCGCCGATTTTACGTCCGCGACCCGTTTGGCAAGCTCGTCAACATCCTCGGGCATCTGGAATCTGATTGA
- a CDS encoding VWA domain-containing protein, producing the protein MVKRKLPILFLVATLLLSASGCSEAVPDAAQTEALPSQETQETQNPPSEPPTAAPSSTSASAESPAPALPKAPTSLDEILSSEEPAGLFAGSKYDESMVKAELDKLSKGMADGDIYARLLQLIGENYQQEKSTFDRLEQVNYRQALLSLDPADPASAPKTERKMNIEVVLDASGSMAEKVNGGVKMELAKKSIQDFLASSSKQSNVGLRVFGHKGSGADKDKALSCAQTELVYPLGSYDAARFQNSLQKFDPKGWTGIATALEAARDDLKNVHREGAETIIYLVTDGIETCGGNPVEVAKSIHQSDLKAVVNLIGFDVNDEAQRQLKAVAEAGGGTYTTVKDKQALEQVFKKYLEELYKENSNWMQETIDDVWNQYQTEEQELIDTRQKMLDKVSAEYERLQAAVSYLREKELLEKKQKSQLLTWIDDRWLDLSRYADDRWVDIGDKMDAEWINASEEVEHRWMENGRLLDSKSGKITLRIPSLRIAKMRIKPIRNKPIRVDF; encoded by the coding sequence ATGGTAAAAAGAAAGCTGCCCATTCTATTTTTGGTCGCCACCCTTCTTCTGTCGGCTTCAGGCTGCAGCGAAGCCGTACCGGATGCAGCCCAAACAGAAGCACTGCCATCGCAGGAAACGCAAGAAACGCAGAATCCCCCTTCTGAACCGCCGACCGCGGCACCCTCGTCTACATCTGCATCAGCCGAAAGCCCGGCACCTGCATTGCCAAAGGCCCCCACTTCCTTGGATGAGATTCTTTCCTCCGAAGAACCGGCAGGACTTTTTGCAGGAAGCAAGTACGATGAATCGATGGTGAAAGCTGAACTGGACAAGCTGTCGAAAGGCATGGCCGACGGGGACATCTACGCCCGGCTGTTGCAGCTGATTGGCGAGAATTATCAACAGGAAAAAAGCACGTTCGATCGACTGGAGCAAGTCAATTACAGACAAGCTCTTCTCTCTCTCGATCCCGCGGATCCGGCTTCTGCGCCGAAGACCGAAAGAAAGATGAACATCGAGGTCGTGCTGGATGCGAGCGGGAGCATGGCGGAAAAGGTCAACGGCGGGGTCAAGATGGAGCTCGCGAAGAAATCGATTCAAGACTTTCTGGCGAGCAGCTCCAAGCAATCAAACGTAGGACTCCGCGTTTTTGGACACAAAGGGTCTGGAGCGGATAAAGACAAAGCCCTCTCATGTGCACAAACCGAGCTGGTGTACCCGCTCGGAAGCTATGACGCCGCTCGCTTCCAAAACTCGCTGCAAAAATTCGACCCCAAAGGCTGGACTGGCATTGCCACTGCTCTCGAAGCCGCGCGGGATGATTTGAAAAACGTTCACAGGGAAGGCGCGGAGACGATCATCTATCTGGTGACGGATGGCATCGAAACGTGTGGCGGGAACCCGGTGGAAGTGGCCAAATCAATCCACCAGTCTGATTTGAAGGCTGTGGTCAACCTGATCGGCTTTGACGTCAATGATGAAGCGCAGCGTCAGCTCAAGGCTGTGGCCGAAGCGGGCGGCGGCACTTACACCACCGTGAAGGATAAACAGGCGTTGGAACAGGTATTCAAGAAATACCTGGAGGAGTTGTACAAGGAAAACAGCAATTGGATGCAGGAGACTATCGATGACGTATGGAATCAGTATCAGACTGAAGAACAAGAGCTGATCGATACCAGACAAAAGATGCTGGACAAGGTATCCGCCGAATATGAGCGGCTGCAGGCTGCTGTCTCCTATTTGCGGGAAAAAGAATTGCTGGAGAAGAAGCAAAAATCGCAGCTCCTCACCTGGATCGATGATCGTTGGCTGGATTTGAGCCGGTATGCGGATGACCGCTGGGTAGATATCGGCGACAAGATGGATGCCGAATGGATCAATGCCTCCGAGGAAGTGGAGCACCGTTGGATGGAAAACGGGCGGCTCCTGGACTCCAAATCCGGAAAAATCACCCTGCGGATTCCGAGCCTTCGCATAGCCAAAATGAGGATCAAACCGATTCGAAACAAGCCGATACGAGTCGATTTTTAA
- a CDS encoding sigma 54-interacting transcriptional regulator has product MNKERIFEQLQHLTIHHDFDKQAGSYEVFTSNHLAQALDKKRNFVSQLLNEMVRSGKVIKVNTRPVYFFCKEALETKTGRLMDQSEFASLTEFHSYLNDTAKTVVDPFSKMIGYASTISHQIEQCKVAVNYPHGLPVLIHGATGVGKSLMAQHMYEYAVMKEVIEKKAPLVVVNCAEFANNPELLTANLFGYVKGAYTGADESKTGFIEEADGGYLFLDEIHRLSPEGQEKLFLFMDKGMFRRLGETQKWRKSKVRFVFATTENPQDVLIQTFLRRIPIVVTIPCLEERTIRDKTELISHFFTEEARTIDHDLMIDKQVMNMLIHTRLDGNIGELRNIIKYTCANAYYKKGNESAVTTADLRISVSHLPDEFIRKTESLGDHMWGKDALFHDGKIRRDSRKNDFGLALDKSKVLKDLVMDVIGVYDNFRKDILELDELIADVHKVIDFSFDSMVAEINEDYARYSVRFSYMKKMVDSIMEIIKNNYGLSFYSNTSNVLSNFLYYRSRNGYGTSKEFSKKIREFLHVIQKAYPKEYELAVKFMELISSHAGVETSDEDVLITTLYIKGTNKHLDINRIRAIIISHGHSTASSIANVANRLLGQYVFEAIDMPYQTTLEQITQQLIDHIRGLNTKKGMIILVDMGALEDIHLNLEGIVEGTIGMMNNITTFLALDTGTKILQGMEVEQIVEQVATECQPKYKLIRNSHTRKKAILTTCVTGIGTATKIKDLMSQSFDDCHTELEIIPYDFLRLKNNSKSDPVFQNFHVIAVIGTANPQIEHIPFVALEDIMMEKSNDAFFDILRGVVKEEEIIRINRNMVKLFSLQSVINHVTILHPDKLMNHIELVTDHMQAEMGIEFSNSVKISLFVHISCLVERLVKNEPISSYEDLDLFEKCHYSFIQTVRRSFSVIENVYSVRIPVAEIGFIYDIINRQTKDLTD; this is encoded by the coding sequence ATGAATAAAGAGAGGATATTCGAGCAGTTGCAGCACCTGACGATCCACCATGACTTTGATAAGCAAGCGGGAAGCTACGAGGTGTTTACAAGCAACCACCTGGCCCAGGCATTGGATAAAAAACGAAATTTCGTAAGCCAGCTCTTAAACGAAATGGTCCGCAGCGGAAAGGTCATAAAAGTCAATACAAGACCCGTCTACTTTTTTTGCAAAGAAGCGCTGGAGACGAAAACGGGAAGGCTGATGGATCAAAGCGAATTCGCCAGTTTGACCGAGTTTCATTCTTATTTGAACGACACGGCCAAGACGGTGGTCGACCCCTTTTCCAAAATGATCGGGTACGCCAGCACCATCAGTCACCAGATTGAGCAATGCAAAGTAGCGGTGAATTACCCGCACGGTCTGCCCGTCCTGATTCACGGTGCGACGGGAGTCGGAAAAAGCCTGATGGCCCAGCATATGTACGAATACGCAGTCATGAAGGAAGTGATCGAGAAAAAAGCGCCTCTTGTCGTCGTCAACTGCGCGGAATTTGCCAACAACCCGGAACTGCTTACCGCCAACCTTTTCGGCTATGTAAAAGGGGCTTATACCGGCGCGGATGAAAGCAAGACAGGCTTTATCGAGGAAGCGGACGGGGGCTACCTGTTCCTGGACGAGATTCACCGTCTCTCCCCGGAAGGACAGGAAAAGCTGTTTTTATTTATGGACAAAGGCATGTTCAGACGGTTGGGAGAAACACAGAAGTGGCGCAAGTCGAAAGTGAGATTTGTCTTCGCCACAACGGAGAATCCCCAGGACGTATTGATTCAGACGTTTTTGCGGAGAATTCCCATCGTCGTCACGATTCCATGTCTGGAAGAGCGGACGATCCGCGATAAAACGGAGCTGATCTCGCATTTTTTTACGGAAGAAGCCCGAACGATCGACCACGATCTGATGATTGACAAGCAAGTGATGAACATGCTGATCCATACCAGACTGGACGGAAATATCGGGGAGCTCCGCAACATCATCAAATACACGTGTGCGAATGCGTATTACAAAAAGGGGAATGAGTCCGCGGTGACAACCGCCGATTTGCGGATCAGTGTGAGTCACCTTCCCGATGAGTTCATCCGCAAAACGGAAAGCCTTGGCGATCACATGTGGGGGAAGGATGCTCTTTTTCACGATGGAAAGATCCGCAGGGATTCGCGGAAAAATGATTTCGGCCTGGCATTGGACAAAAGCAAGGTGTTGAAAGATCTGGTTATGGATGTGATTGGCGTCTACGACAATTTCAGAAAAGACATATTGGAGCTGGACGAACTGATTGCGGATGTTCACAAGGTCATTGATTTTTCCTTTGATTCCATGGTGGCTGAGATCAACGAGGACTACGCCCGTTACTCGGTCAGATTCTCCTACATGAAAAAAATGGTTGATAGCATCATGGAAATTATCAAAAACAATTACGGGCTCTCGTTTTACTCCAATACATCGAATGTGCTTTCGAATTTCCTTTACTACCGATCCAGAAATGGCTACGGCACAAGCAAGGAGTTTTCCAAAAAAATCAGGGAATTCCTGCACGTGATTCAGAAGGCGTACCCGAAAGAGTATGAATTGGCCGTGAAATTCATGGAGCTGATCAGCTCCCATGCAGGTGTCGAAACATCGGACGAAGATGTCCTGATCACCACCCTCTATATCAAAGGAACCAACAAGCACCTCGACATCAACCGAATCAGAGCCATCATTATTTCCCATGGCCATTCTACCGCAAGCAGTATCGCGAATGTAGCCAATCGCCTGTTGGGTCAGTATGTTTTCGAGGCGATTGACATGCCCTATCAGACGACACTCGAACAAATCACCCAGCAGTTGATCGATCATATTCGGGGTCTCAACACCAAAAAGGGAATGATTATTCTGGTGGACATGGGTGCCCTGGAGGATATCCATCTGAATCTGGAAGGGATCGTGGAGGGAACGATCGGTATGATGAACAACATCACGACATTCCTCGCATTGGATACCGGTACGAAAATCCTGCAGGGAATGGAAGTAGAACAAATCGTAGAACAGGTCGCCACCGAATGTCAGCCGAAATATAAATTGATCCGGAACAGTCACACCAGAAAAAAAGCCATCCTGACGACTTGCGTGACCGGGATTGGAACCGCTACGAAAATCAAAGACTTGATGTCCCAGAGCTTTGACGATTGCCATACAGAGCTGGAGATCATCCCGTACGACTTCTTGCGCTTAAAGAACAACAGCAAGAGCGACCCTGTCTTTCAAAACTTTCACGTGATAGCGGTGATCGGAACGGCCAATCCCCAAATCGAGCATATTCCTTTTGTCGCCTTGGAAGATATCATGATGGAAAAAAGCAATGATGCCTTCTTCGATATTTTGCGGGGGGTGGTCAAGGAAGAGGAGATTATCCGAATCAACCGAAATATGGTGAAGCTATTCTCCTTGCAAAGCGTGATCAATCATGTCACGATCTTACACCCGGACAAATTGATGAACCACATCGAACTGGTCACGGATCACATGCAGGCGGAAATGGGCATCGAATTTTCCAACAGTGTCAAAATCAGTTTGTTCGTTCACATCAGCTGCCTGGTGGAACGGTTGGTAAAGAATGAACCCATCAGTTCCTACGAAGACCTGGACTTGTTCGAAAAGTGTCACTATTCTTTTATCCAAACCGTAAGACGCAGCTTTAGTGTCATAGAGAACGTATATAGTGTAAGGATTCCAGTCGCGGAAATCGGTTTTATTTACGATATCATCAATCGACAAACCAAAGATCTCACGGATTAG
- a CDS encoding PTS sugar transporter subunit IIB: MIKLLRIDDRLIHGQVAFAWTKYLGINCMLVANDLVVNDELKKMMLNLAKPPGVKLILLSVADAVSFLNGEESEKYTTFVLVDKAADALSLCQGTKRIPSVNVGGMRMSEGKRMISPAVAVDDADIQAFEQMASMGVEVEVRQVPTEKKKTITELIG, encoded by the coding sequence ATGATCAAGTTGCTTCGAATCGATGACCGGCTGATTCACGGACAAGTCGCTTTCGCTTGGACCAAATATTTAGGGATTAATTGCATGTTGGTTGCCAATGATCTCGTCGTCAATGACGAATTGAAGAAAATGATGCTGAATTTAGCCAAGCCGCCTGGTGTCAAACTCATTCTGCTCTCGGTTGCGGATGCCGTTTCCTTCTTGAACGGTGAGGAGTCGGAAAAGTACACGACTTTCGTTCTGGTGGACAAAGCAGCGGATGCTCTGTCGCTGTGCCAGGGAACCAAACGGATCCCTTCCGTGAATGTGGGCGGGATGCGCATGTCGGAAGGAAAAAGGATGATATCCCCGGCTGTGGCTGTCGATGATGCGGATATCCAAGCGTTTGAGCAAATGGCTTCCATGGGGGTAGAAGTAGAAGTCAGGCAGGTTCCAACCGAAAAAAAGAAAACCATCACAGAGCTCATCGGATAA
- a CDS encoding PTS sugar transporter subunit IIC — protein MWLEAILVGIIAGFGILDSRILGDNMFGRPIIIGPLVGLVLGDFQTGLVVGGTLELIFIGAVQVGASSTGDVVTASALGTAFAILSHQGAAVALTLAVPVALLADRVGDLARIVNTPLIHKADRYASEGNIAGVERMHKIGFVVFFLNGFLPTFTMLMLGSPFMNALIQSLPQWLLDGLLSGALLLPSIGFALLLQMMISMKLVPFFILGFLLAAYLKLDILGVALIGLVIALVLSQYDRADEERMTV, from the coding sequence ATGTGGCTTGAGGCAATCCTCGTCGGTATCATCGCGGGATTTGGCATTCTCGACTCCCGAATTCTTGGGGACAACATGTTCGGGCGTCCCATTATCATCGGGCCTCTCGTCGGTTTGGTCCTTGGAGATTTTCAGACGGGTCTTGTAGTCGGAGGTACGTTGGAGCTTATTTTTATCGGTGCGGTACAGGTCGGCGCCTCTAGTACAGGAGATGTAGTGACGGCCTCTGCATTGGGAACCGCCTTTGCCATTCTGTCCCATCAAGGGGCCGCCGTTGCTCTCACATTGGCTGTCCCTGTCGCCTTGCTCGCGGATCGGGTGGGAGACCTCGCCAGGATCGTCAATACCCCGTTGATTCACAAAGCAGATCGATATGCCAGCGAAGGAAATATAGCTGGTGTGGAACGGATGCACAAAATCGGCTTCGTCGTTTTCTTCCTGAACGGGTTTTTGCCCACATTTACCATGCTGATGCTCGGGTCTCCATTCATGAATGCATTGATCCAATCATTGCCGCAATGGCTTCTGGATGGCTTGCTGTCCGGCGCGCTGCTGCTGCCGTCCATCGGCTTCGCCTTGCTTTTGCAAATGATGATTAGCATGAAGCTGGTTCCGTTTTTCATCCTGGGCTTCCTCTTAGCCGCGTATCTCAAATTGGACATTCTGGGTGTCGCATTAATCGGTCTGGTCATAGCCCTGGTTCTCTCTCAATACGATCGCGCTGACGAAGAAAGGATGACAGTATGA